The Sulfurospirillum sp. UCH001 genome segment GCGATCATTAATTGCACCCACATCCAAACTCTCTTCTTTGTAGGATTTCATAAGTTTACTGTATGCATCATCAGAATATTTTTGGATGAAAAGTTTTTTGATAGCTTTACCATAACTATCATCTTCTTTACTTTTTTTAGGAATCATCGCTTCAATTTGTGCAGTCACATTTTGCTCTTGCAAAGCTTTCGTATCAAGAGCTTCATTGAAGCTTGGAGTAATGAGCAATTTAAGTTCACTGCGTTTTTCCAAAATTTGTTTATATTGCTCCATTTTCTCTTCTTCTGAATCGATAAGTGCGTATTCACCTGCTGCAAAATCAATACTTTTTAGGTTTTCAGTCTCAATGCCAAGAATTGAGCCTAGGAGTTTGAAAGGAGAAGTAACAACGCTGCCAATTAAATTTCCAATGGCTCGCCATATAATACTTCCATAACGAAATTCGGGGTCATTGAGGTCACCGCTGACTGGTAAATCAATATCAATTTGTCCTTTTGAGTCTTTCAAAATGGCGATGGCAAGCCCTAATGGTAAGTTTGTCGCTTCTTCGCTTTCAATCTTATCTCCAAGAGTAAGTGAGTCAAGATTGATTTTATTATCGCCTTCCATTAACCCTTTTTTAATTTTGTAGTTGAGATCCATGGAGAGTTTTCCCTCTTTGATCGCATATCCTACAAACTTACCAGAATAAGGTGTTAAAGAGGGCATGTCAATATTTTTGAAGAGGATTTTGAGATTGGCTCTATTTTTAAAATCAAACGGTAAAACAGAGCCCTCAATTTTAGCGTATCCGTATTTATCGACTTTTCCTTCAAGTTTTAAGACAGAAGGTTTTGTATTTTTAGTATCAAGTGTTGTGAAATTTCCCTTGAGTTGATTGACAAATGTGGCAAAAGGGATAGGCAGAGAAGCATCTTTGAAATTTGCACTACCTTGCTTCATAGTGACCGTACCAATAAGAAGTGCCATCTCTTCTTCTTTTGGAGGTTGTTTTCCTTTAACTACTTTTTTAGGAGGAGGTGGAGGTGTTTTTGAAGGCTTGATAATATTTGAAAAATTGGTACTTTTGTCTTTTTTGATATCTAAATTGACATACGGCTTAATTAAGTCAATTTTTTTCACCTGTAAAGAAGATGGAGTCGTTGAAAATACTACGCCATCAACATCAAGCTTATCCCACGCGATGATAGGTTTTTTAAAACGATCTAGGACACTTAGTTTATTTAATTCAACGGTACTTTCAAGTTTAATATTTGGTTTATCTCCAAAAGTCGCTTGAATTTTAGAATTGAGGTTCAGTAGCCCTTCTTTTAAAATCAATGTCGTAAAAGGAACAAGGTATGGTTGCGCTTTTGATAAAGAGAGTGCTTTTGTTTGTAATTCTAGAGCAATTTTTGCCGCAGAAGGAATAACAGAGCCTTTGAGATTGATTTGCGCAGTTTTATCAACAGTACTATTGAGCTCGTAGGTGATGGCGCTATTCATATCTTGAGTAATATTTTGAGCTGTTAGTTTCAGGGGCTCAAGGCGAGTTACTGTACTTTTAACATTTTGATCCATTACATCTATAGCAGCGTCATTAATTTCTAATGTTTTAAGCGCAAATTTCCATTCATTGTTTTGCGATGTATCTTTTGCTGACGCTGGTGCTTGCTGTTTTGTTGGAGTGCTATTCGCGGGCACAAAGAGACGAACTAAATTCAGTTGATAATTTTTTTCTAATTTCACATCTACAAAAGGTTTAGTCATTGAGGCTTTATCAATAGTAACTTTTGAAGTTTGTAGGTCAAAATCGATGGTGTCGAGTTTTAGAGAGGGAACGTTTATGATAGTTTTCTTCTCTGTATCAACAAAGCGAATATTCTCTAATGAGGCAGAGGCTTTTTCTAACGTGACAAGAGGTTTTTCTTTGCTAAGATCAATTAAAAAAGGAACACGAAGAGAGAGATCGCCTTCTGAAAGATGCGCTGGGATCGTTGGAAGTGCATATTTCCAAAAAGATGGAAGCGGAAGGTGTGTGATATTAAGTTCACCATAAAATTTTAATGGTTCAATAGAAGCACTACTCGCAACGGTTATTTTCTCTTCATTTTGAAGTGCAATTTTGAGAGCATGAATGCTAAGGTCGTCTTTATGAAAACTAAGGTTATTGACCACATAGTTCATAGGCCCAATTTCAAGTTTAAAAGGCTCGCTAGGTCTTTCATC includes the following:
- a CDS encoding DUF748 domain-containing protein gives rise to the protein MLKKCFKNILFWLIFLPLLYTLSGFVILPWWARTQLPSLLKEKVGIFVSIENVLFNPFTFELHLNNFALQDKAGNNAASLEHLYVNYEPSYLFKKEFFVKSLLLEKPFVDLKIDSKGSLSLLSLFPATPATPENNATTDDSLVMPFTIEHIDIQNAKTNFTDERPSEPFKLEIGPMNYVVNNLSFHKDDLSIHALKIALQNEEKITVASSASIEPLKFYGELNITHLPLPSFWKYALPTIPAHLSEGDLSLRVPFLIDLSKEKPLVTLEKASASLENIRFVDTEKKTIINVPSLKLDTIDFDLQTSKVTIDKASMTKPFVDVKLEKNYQLNLVRLFVPANSTPTKQQAPASAKDTSQNNEWKFALKTLEINDAAIDVMDQNVKSTVTRLEPLKLTAQNITQDMNSAITYELNSTVDKTAQINLKGSVIPSAAKIALELQTKALSLSKAQPYLVPFTTLILKEGLLNLNSKIQATFGDKPNIKLESTVELNKLSVLDRFKKPIIAWDKLDVDGVVFSTTPSSLQVKKIDLIKPYVNLDIKKDKSTNFSNIIKPSKTPPPPPKKVVKGKQPPKEEEMALLIGTVTMKQGSANFKDASLPIPFATFVNQLKGNFTTLDTKNTKPSVLKLEGKVDKYGYAKIEGSVLPFDFKNRANLKILFKNIDMPSLTPYSGKFVGYAIKEGKLSMDLNYKIKKGLMEGDNKINLDSLTLGDKIESEEATNLPLGLAIAILKDSKGQIDIDLPVSGDLNDPEFRYGSIIWRAIGNLIGSVVTSPFKLLGSILGIETENLKSIDFAAGEYALIDSEEEKMEQYKQILEKRSELKLLITPSFNEALDTKALQEQNVTAQIEAMIPKKSKEDDSYGKAIKKLFIQKYSDDAYSKLMKSYKEESLDVGAINDRLIAKIAESVTITPEALQSLASKRAEAIIQNLTTKHNVATERLRTNEVSSSDAIREEWIGCAISVSN